Proteins encoded in a region of the Gammaproteobacteria bacterium genome:
- a CDS encoding peptidyl-alpha-hydroxyglycine alpha-amidating lyase family protein: MKRMILAAIVCGLSLTSALAQTVPELPFESVPDPLKLPPDLHFGEIAGVAVNSHGHVFVFSRGGSAQGPAYMATAAQLLEFDAEGNFVREIGKNLNAWSYAHAVRIDPQDNIWVVDKGSNMILRFRPEGHVDWVFGRKGEASHLQVPPDYETQMARMLERMGVDIDIPEGKNPRMPVPVHQDNVFNQPTDVAWDSEGNSYFSDGYINSRVGKANARGEWEKSWGSLGSGPGQFDTPHGVAVSPDDEIYVADRGNRRIQVFDQEGNYIREFTIDVPVDTSRGKITYGRENPHGTTGSQSPGAPDALCMTPGPNPVLFVGDLYPSRIYKVSLQGEVLGVYGQPGRNLGEFGWIHAIACPSEDEIWVGELINWRVQKLVTKD; this comes from the coding sequence ATGAAACGTATGATTCTCGCGGCTATTGTTTGTGGCCTGTCACTGACCAGCGCACTGGCGCAAACCGTACCGGAACTGCCCTTCGAATCGGTACCTGATCCGTTAAAACTCCCGCCGGACCTGCACTTCGGTGAGATCGCCGGAGTGGCGGTCAATTCACACGGTCATGTTTTCGTGTTCTCGCGGGGCGGCAGCGCCCAGGGGCCAGCCTACATGGCCACCGCCGCACAGCTGCTGGAATTCGACGCCGAGGGTAACTTCGTTCGCGAAATCGGCAAGAACCTGAACGCCTGGTCCTATGCCCACGCGGTGCGCATCGACCCCCAGGACAACATCTGGGTAGTCGACAAAGGCTCCAACATGATTCTGCGATTCAGGCCGGAAGGCCACGTGGACTGGGTGTTCGGCCGTAAAGGGGAAGCTTCTCACCTGCAAGTGCCGCCTGACTACGAAACCCAGATGGCCCGTATGCTGGAGCGGATGGGCGTCGATATCGACATTCCTGAGGGCAAAAACCCTCGCATGCCGGTGCCAGTCCACCAGGACAATGTTTTTAACCAACCTACAGATGTCGCATGGGATTCCGAAGGCAATTCTTATTTCTCCGATGGCTACATCAACTCCCGCGTCGGCAAAGCCAATGCCCGGGGCGAGTGGGAGAAAAGCTGGGGCTCACTGGGTTCAGGACCCGGTCAGTTCGATACTCCCCATGGCGTTGCCGTGTCACCCGATGATGAAATCTATGTGGCTGACCGGGGCAATCGAAGAATCCAGGTTTTTGACCAGGAAGGTAACTACATCCGCGAATTCACCATTGATGTACCGGTTGACACCTCGCGGGGCAAGATCACTTACGGCCGCGAGAACCCACACGGAACAACGGGTTCACAATCTCCCGGCGCTCCTGATGCGCTGTGCATGACTCCAGGCCCGAATCCGGTTCTCTTTGTGGGCGACCTGTACCCCAGCCGCATCTACAAGGTTTCGCTACAAGGCGAAGTGCTGGGTGTTTACGGTCAGCCCGGAAGAAACCTGGGCGAATTCGGCTGGATACACGCCATCGCCTGCCCGTCGGAAGACGAGATCTGGGTCGGCGAGCTGATCAACTGGCGCGTCCAGAAACTGGTAACCAAAGATTAA
- the dnaJ gene encoding molecular chaperone DnaJ: MSKRDYYEVLGISREATEGEIKKAYRRVAMKFHPDRNPDNKEAEDKFKEANEAFEVLSDSTKRTRYDQYGHAGVDGQTSGGYADFSDIFGDIFGDIFGGGHGGGRRSHVRQGADLRYTLEMDLEEAVRGTTSRIKIPTTVTCQTCDGSGAKPGTSPVDCSTCNGVGQVRMQQGFFSVQQTCPRCRGTGQQIKDPCHTCHGRGTTDERKTLSVKVPAGVDTGDRIRLTGEGQAGIHGGPPGDLYVEVSVRSHPIFTRDGRNLHCEIPISFVDAALGGELEVPTLGGRVKLKIPAETQTGKLFRLRGKGVTPVRGGSVGDLLIRVVVETPVNLTKRQKELLEEFQGIHEEHGERQSPRKSGWFDGVKSFIDNLGLGN; this comes from the coding sequence ATGTCGAAACGAGATTATTACGAAGTACTGGGCATTTCACGGGAAGCGACTGAAGGCGAGATCAAGAAAGCTTATCGACGCGTAGCGATGAAGTTTCACCCGGACCGTAATCCCGACAACAAAGAAGCCGAGGACAAGTTCAAGGAAGCCAACGAAGCTTTCGAGGTTCTGTCGGACAGCACCAAACGTACCCGCTATGATCAGTATGGCCATGCCGGGGTGGATGGGCAGACTTCCGGCGGCTACGCCGACTTCAGTGATATCTTCGGCGACATTTTCGGTGACATTTTCGGCGGTGGCCATGGTGGTGGTCGACGCAGCCATGTGCGTCAGGGTGCCGATCTTCGTTACACCCTGGAAATGGATCTGGAAGAGGCAGTGCGCGGCACCACATCCCGGATTAAAATTCCTACTACGGTAACCTGCCAGACCTGTGATGGTTCGGGTGCCAAACCCGGCACTTCGCCGGTGGACTGCTCGACCTGTAACGGTGTCGGCCAGGTGCGCATGCAGCAGGGCTTCTTCTCAGTGCAGCAAACCTGTCCCCGTTGTCGTGGAACCGGCCAGCAGATCAAGGATCCCTGTCATACCTGTCATGGCCGCGGTACTACCGACGAGCGCAAGACGCTGTCCGTCAAGGTGCCCGCAGGCGTTGATACCGGTGATCGAATCCGCCTGACCGGCGAAGGCCAGGCCGGTATTCACGGTGGCCCGCCAGGGGATCTTTATGTCGAAGTCTCAGTCAGATCACATCCTATCTTCACTCGGGATGGTCGCAACCTGCACTGCGAGATCCCCATCAGTTTCGTCGATGCGGCCCTGGGTGGGGAATTGGAAGTGCCAACACTGGGTGGCCGCGTGAAGCTCAAGATCCCTGCCGAAACCCAGACCGGAAAGCTGTTCCGTCTGCGTGGCAAGGGTGTCACGCCGGTCCGTGGTGGATCTGTCGGTGACCTGTTGATCCGGGTGGTGGTGGAGACACCGGTCAACCTGACCAAGCGGCAGAAGGAGTTACTGGAGGAATTCCAGGGTATTCACGAGGAGCATGGCGAGAGGCAGAGCCCGCGCAAGTCTGGTTGGTTTGATGGGGTCAAATCCTTCATCGACAACCTCGGCCTTGGCAACTGA
- a CDS encoding adenosine kinase, with amino-acid sequence MKKYHVYGIGNALVDKEFEVEDAFFAEHGIEKGFMTLVTHEQQEQLLALLTSQVGLRKRSGGGSAANTLYALSQFGGNAYFAGKVASDETGDFYVQQLGHHNIETNLGDERDHGTTGRCLVMISPDAERTMHTYLGVSENVSIEEIDVEAIRASEYVYIEGYLVTSPTAKAAVKELKRVAEANGVKTAMTFSDPSMVEYFTEAVAEVLGEGVDLLFCNEKESLLWTDAADFESACEQLKKQARQFVVTRGARGARLYDGSQYIDIGAHPVDAVDTNGAGDMFAGAFLYGITHGHDFETAGKLASLASATTVASFGPRLPTEAHEKILNLAGLRAD; translated from the coding sequence ATGAAAAAATATCACGTATACGGCATTGGCAACGCGCTGGTCGACAAGGAATTCGAAGTCGAAGATGCTTTTTTCGCTGAGCATGGCATAGAAAAAGGCTTCATGACCCTGGTTACCCATGAACAGCAGGAGCAATTACTGGCGTTGCTGACCAGCCAAGTCGGCCTGCGCAAACGCTCCGGCGGCGGCTCCGCAGCCAACACCCTCTACGCCCTCAGCCAGTTTGGCGGCAATGCCTACTTCGCCGGCAAAGTTGCCAGTGACGAGACCGGTGATTTCTATGTACAACAGCTGGGCCACCACAACATTGAAACCAATCTGGGCGACGAGCGCGACCATGGCACGACCGGGCGCTGTCTGGTAATGATCAGCCCCGATGCGGAACGCACCATGCACACTTATCTGGGTGTCTCGGAAAATGTATCGATTGAAGAAATAGACGTCGAAGCTATCAGAGCTTCTGAATACGTTTATATTGAGGGATACCTGGTTACTTCACCTACCGCCAAGGCGGCGGTCAAAGAACTGAAGAGAGTCGCAGAGGCCAATGGTGTCAAAACAGCCATGACTTTTTCTGACCCGTCGATGGTGGAATATTTTACCGAGGCGGTGGCGGAAGTGTTAGGAGAAGGGGTCGATCTGCTGTTCTGTAATGAAAAAGAGTCCCTGCTGTGGACTGATGCGGCCGATTTCGAATCAGCCTGCGAACAACTGAAAAAGCAGGCCAGACAGTTTGTTGTGACACGGGGCGCTCGCGGGGCAAGATTATACGATGGCTCGCAGTATATCGACATCGGCGCCCACCCTGTGGACGCCGTGGACACTAACGGTGCCGGCGATATGTTCGCCGGTGCCTTTCTCTATGGGATTACCCACGGTCATGACTTTGAAACGGCGGGTAAACTGGCCAGCCTGGCATCGGCCACTACTGTCGCGAGCTTCGGCCCGCGCCTGCCAACCGAGGCGCATGAAAAGATCCTCAATCTGGCCGGCTTACGGGCTGACTGA
- the dnaK gene encoding molecular chaperone DnaK encodes MGKIIGIDLGTTNSCVAVMDAGKPKVIENAEGDRTTPSIIAYTSDKETLVGQPAKRQAVTNPSNTLFAIKRLIGRQFDDGVVQKDIKMVPYKIVKADNGDAWVEVNGEKMSPPQISAQVLKKMKKTAEDYLGEPVTEAVVTVPAYFNDSQRQATKDAGRIAGLDVKRIINEPTAAALAYGMDKKGGDSTIAVYDLGGGTFDISIIEIAETDGEHTFEVLSTNGDTFLGGEDFDLRLIDYLADEFKKESGMDLHSDPLALQRLKEAAEKAKIELSSSQQTEINLPYITADASGPKHLVQKLTRAKFESLVEGLVDRTLEPLKIALQDAGLDVSKIDDVILVGGQTRMPLVQKKVADYFGKEARRDVNPDEAVAMGAAIQAAVLSGDVNDVLLLDVTPLSLGIETLGGVASTLIEKNTTIPTKKTQVFSTAEDNQTAVTIHVVQGERKQAAQNKSLGRFDLTDIPASPRGTPQIEVAFDLDANGILNVSAKNKATGKEQSIVIKASSGLTDDEIDKMIKDAEAHSADDKKFEELITARNTADGLVHATRKTLEEGGDKVSAEEKEKIEAAITALEEAVKSGDKEAIEAKTKDLTDASSDLAQKMYAEQQAQSSQGGSDGAAESDGGRAEDDAVDAEFEEVKEEDK; translated from the coding sequence ATGGGTAAAATTATTGGCATAGATTTGGGTACAACCAACTCCTGCGTTGCTGTAATGGATGCTGGCAAACCCAAGGTTATTGAAAACGCCGAAGGCGATCGTACCACGCCGTCGATCATTGCCTACACGAGCGACAAAGAAACCCTGGTGGGTCAGCCGGCCAAGCGCCAGGCGGTGACGAATCCCAGCAATACGCTGTTTGCCATCAAGCGTCTGATCGGTCGTCAGTTCGATGACGGGGTCGTACAGAAGGACATCAAGATGGTGCCCTACAAGATCGTCAAGGCGGATAACGGCGACGCCTGGGTGGAAGTGAACGGCGAGAAGATGTCGCCGCCGCAGATCTCCGCGCAAGTGTTGAAGAAGATGAAGAAGACAGCGGAAGACTACCTGGGTGAGCCCGTCACCGAGGCGGTGGTCACGGTGCCTGCCTACTTCAATGACTCGCAGCGACAGGCCACCAAGGACGCCGGCAGGATCGCCGGGCTGGACGTGAAACGTATCATCAACGAGCCCACCGCCGCGGCCCTTGCCTACGGCATGGACAAGAAAGGTGGCGACAGCACTATCGCGGTCTATGACCTCGGTGGCGGCACCTTCGATATCTCGATTATCGAAATCGCCGAGACTGATGGTGAGCACACCTTTGAAGTGCTCTCGACCAATGGCGATACCTTCCTGGGCGGTGAGGACTTCGATCTGCGGTTGATCGACTACCTGGCGGATGAGTTCAAGAAAGAATCCGGTATGGATCTGCACAGTGATCCCCTGGCCCTGCAGCGCCTGAAAGAGGCGGCAGAAAAAGCCAAGATTGAGCTTTCCTCGTCTCAGCAGACAGAGATTAACCTGCCTTACATTACTGCAGATGCCAGTGGTCCAAAACACCTGGTACAGAAGCTGACCCGCGCCAAGTTCGAATCTCTGGTAGAGGGGTTGGTCGACCGGACTCTCGAACCGCTTAAAATTGCCCTGCAGGATGCGGGCCTGGATGTATCCAAGATAGACGATGTCATTCTGGTTGGTGGTCAGACCCGTATGCCGCTGGTGCAGAAAAAAGTGGCTGACTATTTTGGCAAAGAAGCGCGTCGCGATGTGAATCCCGATGAGGCGGTTGCCATGGGTGCGGCTATCCAGGCTGCGGTGTTGTCCGGCGACGTCAATGACGTGTTACTGTTAGACGTGACACCTCTTTCTCTGGGTATCGAAACGCTCGGCGGTGTGGCCAGTACCCTGATTGAAAAGAACACCACTATTCCTACCAAGAAGACCCAGGTTTTCTCGACGGCGGAAGACAATCAGACTGCAGTGACGATTCACGTGGTCCAGGGCGAGCGCAAGCAGGCAGCACAGAATAAGTCGCTGGGACGCTTCGATCTGACCGATATTCCAGCGTCTCCGCGGGGTACGCCGCAGATTGAAGTGGCTTTTGATCTTGACGCCAACGGTATCCTGAACGTGTCCGCCAAGAACAAGGCGACAGGAAAAGAGCAGTCTATTGTTATCAAGGCTTCCAGTGGTCTGACAGATGATGAAATAGATAAGATGATCAAAGATGCCGAGGCGCACTCGGCGGACGATAAGAAATTCGAGGAGCTGATCACCGCTCGCAATACCGCGGATGGCCTGGTGCATGCCACCAGGAAGACGCTGGAAGAGGGTGGCGATAAGGTTTCCGCGGAGGAGAAAGAGAAAATCGAGGCAGCCATTACCGCCTTGGAAGAGGCCGTCAAGAGTGGCGACAAGGAAGCCATCGAGGCAAAGACCAAGGACCTGACCGATGCGTCTTCCGACCTGGCTCAGAAGATGTACGCCGAGCAGCAGGCCCAGTCCTCTCAGGGTGGTTCTGATGGGGCAGCGGAGTCGGACGGCGGCAGAGCCGAGGACGATGCGGTGGATGCCGAGTTCGAAGAGGTGAAGGAAGAAGACAAGTAA